A region of the Leeuwenhoekiella sp. MAR_2009_132 genome:
TAATATAATGCCGAAGCTACCGAAACGCCGTTGTTTCCGCGTAAGCGTATTTTATCATTATGCGAGTCAATCTCAAACCAATCTTCTTGAACAGTACTGTCTAATTCTATTATAAATTGATCTGCGTGGTTGGGTAAGGTGCGTTTTAATAACGCATATTCCGGAGTATCTACAGATTCTGTAAGCTCTTTAGTTTGCTGAGAAGTACAACTGCATATAAGCAAGAATACAAGATAACCGGCATATGTATTAAGAAGTCGCATATGTTCAATTTTAGGTTGTGGTATTACTGTTCTATAACAAGAAAATGTTTTTTAATACTATCGGTTACTTCCGGCTTAGGACTTACATTTTTTAATGCAATTTGTTGTGTGAGGTTATATGGTAACTTTATACTTTCTAATTGTAATTGACTTACATCATCAAAAACAAAAGCCGGTCTAAAATCTGTTTTAGCTAGCGCGAAATTGATATTCTTAAGTTTCAGGTTTTTTGCGTGACGCACATACAACCCCCAGGCAGGCAATTCACCAAACATCGAAAACTCAGGATAACCTGCGCGTTCTTCGGGAACTGCCTCAAGCCTACTCAACGGAATATACCCCATTCCTTTTGTAGCATTACCGGGATAGAGAACGGTGATATTCTCAAGCTTTACATTTTCAATTACAGCATCTTCAAGACCTACAATAGACGCAGGAAAAGGATTGTGAAAAAAATCAACTTCGGGCCCGCGTAAATCATAATCTATATCGGGTCTGCCAAAAGGGACCTCAACAAGCATATTTTTTATACTCACATTCTTAACCGAACCCGGTTGCTCACCAGAACGATTTCCTAATCGTATAAACAGCGCATTGCCTGTGTTTTTTGCCGTAATATTAGATATCTGGATATTATCAATTGCTGCACCATCTACCGATTCTAAAGCAATGGCAGAGCGGAACGTGTCATAAACCTGTATGCTGTCTATGGTTACATTTTTAAAACCTCCATAAGAAGCAGAACCAAATTTTATAGCACTGGCGCTTGATCGTATGGTACAGTTTTTAATTAAAATTCCATCATTTGCGTAATCAGGGTAATACGATTTTAGACAGATCCCGTCATCGGCAGTATTTAAATTACAATTGGTAATGCTCACATTTTTGCAATCTGTGATATCAATTCCGTCATTATTCCAATAAGCGCGGTTTACTATTTTAAGATTGTCTAAAATCAAATTTTCGGTCAACTCAAACGAAAGTCCCCAGCAAGCTGCTGCACCCAGAGATAAATCGGTAATGCTTACCTCTTCACATTGTGAAAACCGAATTAATTTGGGACGTTTGGTTTCGTTAGGACGATTACGTCTGTAATTGTATTGGGTATCAATATCAATTCCTGCGTGGTGTAAACTATCTATTGCTAAGGCTAGTTTTAATCCCTGACCATCAACTTTACCTTTACCAGTTATTTTTATATTTTTCGCTTTATGCGCTAAAAGTAAAGCCAGTTGTGAGTTATCATCCTTTTTAGGAAATACCGGTCTTCCCGGCATATCAAGTTTTTTATAATCCTGTGGTGAAGTACTTCCTAATAAAACTCCACCTTCTTCAATTTCTAGATGCACGTTACTTTTAAGAACCAGACTTCCGGTTAAGAACGTTCCTTTAGGAAAAACAACCGTGCCTCCATTTTGTTCAAAAGCCTTATCAATCGCTGCCTGAATGGCGGCTGTATTGAGGGTTTTACCATCTGCAACGGCACCAAAATCTAAAATAGAAAACTCCCGCGTAGCTGTATCCTGAGCAAAAATAATTGCCTGAAAAATTAGTAATACACCTAAAAGTTTGTTTTTAATTTTCATCACTTTTTGCTTTTACTGCTTCGGTTTCTAGTGGTTTGTGTGCTTCGCTCGTCATTTGTAACTTCAATACACCACCAGCGGTGATATTACTGTGTTTTAAGTTTAAATCCTGTAGCGGTTTATCATTAAAATCTGCTTTGTTTATAAAAACGTTGGTCTCCGAATTATTCTGAGCGTCTATAATAAACGTTTTCCCACTATAGTAATCGGGATTGAGATGTATGGTAATTTTATTGAATAGTGGACTTCCTAATTGATATTCAGGATCAGCCTCGGTACCGCCATTCATTTGAAACAATCCCGTTTTCATCAATACTGCTAGACTCCCCATAAGCCCTTGATCTTCGTCCCCGTTATATCCCCTAGCTGGCGATAAATCTGAAAATACACGATCTACCACTTTACGTGACCAATATTGTGAACGCTGTGGAGCACCCAACTTATTAAATACAAATGCGGTTTGTATAGAAGGTTGATTACCATAATTTATAGGAATTCTACTGTATTCCGGATGCAGTTCTGCATCGTGAGAAGTTCCTGAGGTAAAGCCCATTTTTTCGGCTTGTTCAAATTGGGATTCAAGTTTAGCTATTGCTAAATCGTTGCCTCCCATTAGCGCTGCGAGCCCCTCTAATTCATGAGGGACAAACCAGGTTGCCTGTGCAGCATTGGCCTCAACAAAACCGTGCTCATATTGATATGGATCAAAATCTTTATTAAAACTTAAGTCTACACTTCTCGCAGACATCCAGCCGGTTTTTGTATCAAAAACGTTTTTATAATTTTTTGATCTACGTATAAAATAATTGAATTCATCTTTCTTATTTAACTTTTCAGCTAACTGTGCCAGTGTATAATCCTGATATGCGTATTCTAAAGTCTGACTAGAACCATCTTTGTGTATCCCATACTCATCTTCCGGCACTGGAAGTGGATGCGGTACAAAACCATTTTCTATATAATATTCTAAACCACCACCTTTATTTGTGTAATGTTCATAACCTGCTTTGCTCATCGCACCACCGGGCATATGATTTTTTTTAAGCGCTGCATAAATAGTATCTAAATTTTCTGTAACAATGCCCTTTTGAATTGCACTTACAATAAAGGGTGTAGACGATGCTCCGGTCATTACATAGGTGTAATTTCCTCCCGAAGGACCCCGCGGAATGTAGCCGCCATCTTTATAATATTGTAATAATGATGAAGTAAACTCATCCATTATCTCTGGGTAAACAAGTCCCCAAAGTGTATTTATCGTCCATTGTGCACCCCAAAAGGAATCTGAATTGTAATGATTAAACAAGGGTTTTCCTGCATCATCAAGGGGTAACTGTCCTATTCTAAACTCTGTTCCTGTATTATCAGGATAATTACCGTTAAAATCGCTTATAGTACGTCTCCCCTGAAGTGCGTGCCATAAATCTGTATAAAAACGTTTCTGTTGTTTTTCACTTCCTCCTTCAATTTCTATTCTTCCCAGCATTGCATTCCACGCTGTTCTTGATTCTGAAACCACTTGATCAAAATCCCAATGAGGCAATTCTTGCTGTATATTATTTTCGGCATTTGCCAAAGAGGTATATGAGATACCTACTTTCATTAATACCTCATCTGAGGTAGTATTAAGTTTTATAAGATAATTTCCTGTCTCTTCATCTTTAATTAGAGAAGTAACCGGGGTGTTTAATTTTATTTTAAAATACGTAGTAAGTGGTTTTGGTCTGCGTGTAGTTGGAGTCATTATAAAACTTCCTGAAAGCTCCTGTTTACCATTTAGTTCAAGCACACCCAATCTGTTTTCACAAGGTCCTAACAGGGTATTGAGATTGAATAAGATTGCCCGTTCCTGATCTTTATTAAACGTATAATTATGAAAACCTACCCGTTTTGTACTGGTTAACTGAGCATTAATACCATAACGCTCTAACACTAACTTATGGTAACCGGGATGAATTATTTCTTTATCGTGATCAAATTTGGAATAAAAATCTGTGAAAATTGTTTTTTGAGATATTGAATCTAAACTTACAGGCATTACCGAAAGACCTGCCATTTGCCACGCGTGTACGTGACTAAAGCTTTTAATCGTATCTGTCTTATATCGATAACCGCTACCCCACGCCCCATTAGTTTGGGTATCTGGACTAAGATTTACCATACCAAAAGGTCTGCTTGCTGAGGAAAAGAAAAACCACCTCGAATTTTCGGTATCTAATAGTGGGTATACCTTATCTACGAGTTCTTCTGAAGTTGTGACTTTGGGTTCTTCTGCTTTACAAGCCAGTATAAGGGTTACTAATACGAGAAGTAATGCTTGGTGAAGTTTAATTTTTTTCACGCTCATATTGATTAGGGCTGAAACGTCATTTTGCAGCAATATAGCTCAAAACGAACCATATTAACCTGGGTATAAAAAATAGATGCAGGCAATTGCTTGCCTGCAATCTATTTAGATACACACAATTTTCGGCAAATTAATTTTATGATTAGTATCCTGGATTTTGAGTGATTAAACCACCTGTATTATCTATTTCAGATTGTGGTATAGGTCTTAATAAATGTTTCTCTTGAAGTGCTTTGTTTAAAGCAGCATGTGGGTTGTTTGCAAGAACCCGTTCAATAAGTCTTCCGGTACGCTTAAGATCCATCCAGCGGTTTACTTCACCTACCAACTCACGGGCGCGCTCGTCAAGTATAAGATCTATTGTAACATCTGATGCAACAAGTGGAGTTGTAATACCTGCTCTAGAGCGTAAAGTATTAAGTCTGGCCGCTGCATCTCCTGCGTTTTCT
Encoded here:
- a CDS encoding glycoside hydrolase family 28 protein yields the protein MKIKNKLLGVLLIFQAIIFAQDTATREFSILDFGAVADGKTLNTAAIQAAIDKAFEQNGGTVVFPKGTFLTGSLVLKSNVHLEIEEGGVLLGSTSPQDYKKLDMPGRPVFPKKDDNSQLALLLAHKAKNIKITGKGKVDGQGLKLALAIDSLHHAGIDIDTQYNYRRNRPNETKRPKLIRFSQCEEVSITDLSLGAAACWGLSFELTENLILDNLKIVNRAYWNNDGIDITDCKNVSITNCNLNTADDGICLKSYYPDYANDGILIKNCTIRSSASAIKFGSASYGGFKNVTIDSIQVYDTFRSAIALESVDGAAIDNIQISNITAKNTGNALFIRLGNRSGEQPGSVKNVSIKNMLVEVPFGRPDIDYDLRGPEVDFFHNPFPASIVGLEDAVIENVKLENITVLYPGNATKGMGYIPLSRLEAVPEERAGYPEFSMFGELPAWGLYVRHAKNLKLKNINFALAKTDFRPAFVFDDVSQLQLESIKLPYNLTQQIALKNVSPKPEVTDSIKKHFLVIEQ
- a CDS encoding GH92 family glycosyl hydrolase → MSVKKIKLHQALLLVLVTLILACKAEEPKVTTSEELVDKVYPLLDTENSRWFFFSSASRPFGMVNLSPDTQTNGAWGSGYRYKTDTIKSFSHVHAWQMAGLSVMPVSLDSISQKTIFTDFYSKFDHDKEIIHPGYHKLVLERYGINAQLTSTKRVGFHNYTFNKDQERAILFNLNTLLGPCENRLGVLELNGKQELSGSFIMTPTTRRPKPLTTYFKIKLNTPVTSLIKDEETGNYLIKLNTTSDEVLMKVGISYTSLANAENNIQQELPHWDFDQVVSESRTAWNAMLGRIEIEGGSEKQQKRFYTDLWHALQGRRTISDFNGNYPDNTGTEFRIGQLPLDDAGKPLFNHYNSDSFWGAQWTINTLWGLVYPEIMDEFTSSLLQYYKDGGYIPRGPSGGNYTYVMTGASSTPFIVSAIQKGIVTENLDTIYAALKKNHMPGGAMSKAGYEHYTNKGGGLEYYIENGFVPHPLPVPEDEYGIHKDGSSQTLEYAYQDYTLAQLAEKLNKKDEFNYFIRRSKNYKNVFDTKTGWMSARSVDLSFNKDFDPYQYEHGFVEANAAQATWFVPHELEGLAALMGGNDLAIAKLESQFEQAEKMGFTSGTSHDAELHPEYSRIPINYGNQPSIQTAFVFNKLGAPQRSQYWSRKVVDRVFSDLSPARGYNGDEDQGLMGSLAVLMKTGLFQMNGGTEADPEYQLGSPLFNKITIHLNPDYYSGKTFIIDAQNNSETNVFINKADFNDKPLQDLNLKHSNITAGGVLKLQMTSEAHKPLETEAVKAKSDEN